The Phragmites australis chromosome 13, lpPhrAust1.1, whole genome shotgun sequence DNA window tagaaatagattggagatgaagttataTGCCTtagaacacctagggcatgagaaTTCCTCAAAGTTTTGAAGCCCCTAAGAATTTGGTAACCAAAAATGGCCTCCATCGATTAAGAACAAAGCTCCTCTCAGTTGTGCTCAGGGTTGAAGAAGGAGAGGGTGACTTTTATATAACTGagttatcattgccggctcataTAACCAATCAGCAGGGGTGGACCCACAGGGTGGTCCCGGTAGACCCAGAACTACCCTGATCCAGCCCAAAGTTTAGTctcattcttaaaaaaaaaatcagaaaaaccCAAATAATATTGAACGGTCGGCGGTCGCACGTCAGAATCGATGCCTCGGCTGCCTCCTCGCCTCCTTGACTCCTCGTAGTCCTCGCCTCCTGTGGACGGCTGCGACCTCGATTTCTCACGTCTGTGCCACTGCGGACGGCTGGACGACGTGAGACGCATCACGCTTGCGCCACTGCGGAGTGCGGACGGCAGATGACGCGAGACGCGGCTACACCTGCGAGCCGCGGTGGGCACGCGGCTAGCCTGCGATCAACAGCTCTGCGCCTACGCCTACGCGGGCAGCCTTTGACCAGCGGCTCTGCGCCTGCGCCTACGCGGGCACGCGGCTACGCCTGCGGCCAGCGGCTCTGCGCCAGGCACCCGGTCACCCACGCCTAGACGATAGACGCCAGTATCCAGTACGCCTGCGGGAGTGCGCCAGTGCGGGCTGCGGCCAGCGGTCAGCAGATTTGTGGTCTGCGCCAGGCGTGATACAGCAGAGTTGACTGCCGAGCAGCGAGCGTCAGACAAAAGTGAATCAGTGAACTAGCACGCTGCACGCCCGGGGTGGCTTGTCTAGTCTACTGAGTACTGTCTAGATCAGTACATCTTGTCAAGTTATCATCTTCCCACAGGCTGCAGTGACTAGGTGAGCTAGCGTCTAGCCTGTTTCAATAATTCAATTTTCATGCCATCCATGATTCATGTTGTGCATCACATGCTCACAGCATCAGTGAGCTCTCCGTTCGCCGATTTGTGCTATGTTACCCACTGCCACTTATCCTTGTACGTGTATGATCAGGTTTAGGTGACGACCCTGCATAGATGAAAAGGCAGGGAGATATTGTCTCATTTTTCCGGAAATATGAAGCAAAGACAAAGAAGATTGCGGCTGATTCGGCTGAAAAGCATGttcaaactcaagaacaagaaccatctCGTGTTCCGGCTATGGCTGAAGAACAATATCAAGAACAACTACATCATGTTCTGATTCCGGTTGTGGCTGAAGAGCgacctcaagaacaagaaccaccaCCAATTTGTGATGTTGATCATCTCGAACATGATCCTGGCTTAAGAGCACCTATTGCAAGCTATAATGTCAATGATCAAAATGCTATTCGGAGAGGATATATTCTAAAAGGTCCATGTCAACCTTATGCCCATGATTACCCAACCAGGAACATATACGGTAAAGATCGTTGCTTTAGTATTATTTGGTTCCATAAATATCCTTGGCTTGAATATAGTATTGAGAAGGATGCGGCATTTTGCATGGTATGTTATTTGTTTAGCAAGGGAGGCAGTAAATTTGTTAAGGGTGGTTGGAGAAATTAGAACATAGGTAATGATGCACTTGAGAAATATGTGGGAGGTATAGATAGTGCTCACAAAGCTGCGCAAGAGAGATATGATTTATTTGTGCAAGGTAAACCAATTGATGATGTTATTCTGGAGGTGTCACAACATGATCTAAGTCTCTACAAGGTTAGGTTGACCTATTCACTTAGATATTTGAGGTTTCTTTTGTGTCAAGGTTTGCCATGCCGTGGACATGATGAAAGTGAGGAATCTAGCAATAAAGGGAACTTTCTTGAACTTTTGGACTGGCTTGCAGGAAATAATGAAGAGGTTAATAAGGTTgttctgaaaaatgctccaaGAAATTGTATTTTGACTTCCCCTAAGATACAAAAGCAAATTATTAAATGTTGTGCCAGGGAAACCACTAGACACATAATTGAAGAACTTGGTGATGACCACTATGCAATTCTAGCTGATGAGTCTAgtgatatatcacataaagaacAACTAGCTCTTTATTTACGTTATGTTGATAAACTTGAAAGGGTATGTGAGAGGTTTCTTGGAGTAATTCATATAGCCAATACTAGTTCTTTGTCACTTAAGACAGCAATTCAGTCTTTACTTGTTGGTCACCACTTGACTCTTACTCAAATTCGTGGGCAAGGATATGATGGGGTTAGTAACATGAAAGGAGAGATTAATGGGCTGAAAACATTGATCATGAAAGAGTCTCCTTCTGCTTATTACATCCATTGTTTTTCATATCAACTCCAATTAGTTCTTGTTGCTTTTGCCAAGGGAAATGTTGGTTGTGCTACTTTCTTTGGACAAGTTTCTCGATTGCTGAATATTATTGGAGTTTCTTGTAAGCGTCATGACATGCTTCGAGATGTTAGAGCTCAAAAACTTAAGATTGCACTTGAGTTGGGTGAAATAGACAGTGGGagtggattaaatcaagagatGATGATAACTAGGCCTGGTGACACTCGGTGGGGTTCTTATAACAAAACTATTTTGCACATTATTGATATGTATTCTATAATTCGAGAAGTACTTATAACTCTTGGAAAGGATCCCAAACAAAGAGATGATTGGCCGAACATACATGCTATGGTTGATGTTTTGGAGTTATTTGAGTTTGTTTTCAATGCACACTTGATGCTTATCATTCTTGGATACACAAATGAGTTATCTCAATCTTTGCAAAAGAGGGATCAAGATATTGTTAATACAATGTCACTTGTGACTTTGACAAAAGGAAGACTGCAACAAATGAGGTCTCATGGGTGGGAACAATTCTTTGAAGAAAAGGTTAAATTATTTTGTATTAAACATGGCATTGATATTCCTGCATTGGATGGTAGATATGTGCCTCATGCAAGATCCTCACGGTTTTATCCGGTTCAAACAAttgatgatcattatagaaGAGAAGTGTATATTGGTGTCATTGATCAAATTCGGCAAGAGCTTGACAATCGGTTTGATGAGGTAAATATGGAGTTGCTTATTTGCATGTCAGCCTTGAATCCcttcaattcttttgattcttatgATGCACATAAAGTTCTTAGGCTTGCCAAGTTTTATCCCAAGGACTTTTCAAGTGTGTAATTGATAAGACTTGAACTACAACTTGataacttcattgatgatatgaGGAAAGATGATAGATTCAAAGGCCTAAATAATCTTGGTGAGCTCTCTATTAGgcttgttgaaacaaataaGCATGTTATTTATAACTTGGTGTATTTGCTTCTTAAATTGGTATTAATCCTACCGGTGGCGACGGCAAgtgttgaaagagtattttcGGCATTGAGTTTAGTGAAGGATAAATTGAGAAATAGAATGGGTGATGAGTTATTGAATAATTGTTTAATCACATATATCGAGCGAGTCATCTTCTTCAAGGTAAGTGAGGATGACATAATCAAGTCTTTCATGACCATGCGAAAGCGCAAAGTGAAGAATCTAGAATAATATTGTAATATGATGTAATCATCCATTTATATAAGACCTTATATCATGTTGAGACTATTTATATTACGGTTTTATAAATTTGGGATTTATTGTTGAATTTACGATGTTATACCGAATTACCGAATTTGTATTGTCTTTTGTCcaattttatactcttttaCCAAATTTATGGTCTTAAAAATTTAGATGCCTACCCTATGAAAAAATTCTTGGTCCGCCACTGCCAATCAGTGGTGATGTtctactatcactatcggttggtGGATTAAGCCGGCTGTGATGAGAGAgctgggcatcactgctggctcaagctATCGGCtgacagtgatgacccttattaCTACTGATTCATAAGTCATGATGATTGATTCTTCGcacgtggcttatgaactggtagtgatgtactatcactgctggcctaTTAGGAACTGGTAATGATAATTCGATATATAAGACTGATTTTATAGTAGTGcgtatcactaccggctcaagtcATCCACCGACAATAATGGCTCTTATTACTATCTATTCATAAGCCATAATAACTGATTCTTCCCACATGGCTTATGAATCAATAGTGATGTCCCATCACTAACAGTCTATTAGGAACCGGCAGTAATAGTCCGATATATAAGACCGGTTTTGTAATAGTAAAATTTAGATGGATGGCACACACATGAATATTATAAATAAGGATTTTATGGTTGTGGGGATGGATTTTTACAGTCAAAATGTGACTAGGACATATGCAAAATTTCATGCGACTAAGAACTAGCAATTCTCataaaacaaacaaaactaGTTGACTGACTGCTTGGAGAACCAAGGGACGAGGTCGTGGCTGTAAAAGGCCAAGTTTGGTATGTAGTAGTGGTACCAGTGGCAGTGCAGATAAAGCATGGCCGGGGCTAATTATGAGTTAAGCATTCATCAAGGAAGGAAGGAAGCTAAGGGAGAAAAAATTAAAGCGATGAGGCGTAAAGCAAGCGAGCAACAAAATGGAAAAAGGAAGGAGACGATAAGATAAAGAAGGATTATGGTGGTGGCCTTTCGTGTGGAGCGCATGCTGATCCCGCACTCCCCTCCATTTTTTACTCCCTAATCCCCCGCAAATGCTCCTGCTTTGTAGCTCAGTCCACCTCCGTTTCTCTGCAGCTGAAATTGACGAGGGCCGCCCCGGCCGCCCAGTGCCCGCCGATTCAGCAGCCACTTAGCTAGTAGCTACCCGATCGATTGGGCCCCCGGCCCGACACACCCACGCAAATAATTAACCGTCACCTCATGCATGCACTTCCATTCCATCGTCACTAGCTGCCTGCTGCATCTGCATGCCGCCTTCGCCTGCACCATCACCATGGATTCAATGGAGATCATATCATCGCGCCACACCGGCCGATCGAGCTCGCGCGCGTATTGTTGACCTACTTTTCTCACAATCGATCGCGCGAGGCAAGTACTCGATCAGAGTCTGCTTTGTTCGTAAAGCAATGATGTGGGATCGATGCTGTGTGCCGCTCTTGTCATCTTCCCTTCAAAGTTCTTGTCTGCTCAAATTAAAGCGCGTactcttttcttttcatttggattcgaaagaaacaaaaagaaaatagtcTCCACGAGAGGGATGCATGCGTGCATGAAGTTTGCTGCGCTTAGCTCAATTGGTTTCTAAATCGATACAGCCTTTGCCTTTAACCAATCttgtttttttcatttttcttggtATGCATATACCAGTTATAATTATTGGGTTCTTGACAAGCCGCAACGAAGTAGTAGTATATACGTAGATGCGCATTGGCATGTCTAAATGGTTAGATGCCATGTCAAACAGCTAGCTAATAGCCGAGGCCTTTTCCCTCGCGAAGGTGCAATTCCAAGCACAACTGAAGTACGTGATCACTGGCTCATCACTCATCAGAGCCTGGGATAATTGTGGAGAAAATCTGGTTTTTCATCTCGACAAGGAGATCATGTCCTGTCACTCAGTTACTCACTTTACAGACAAACAAACATAGAGCCGAAGACACAAACACCTGCTATGTAACCGCAGGCTAGTATGCCGCCATTCCTGGCGTGGCTATCGTCTATCCTTGATTCTTCAGTTCTTGACGTCTCTCTCAGCTAGCTTGCTAGTGCACTCTTACTAAGGATTCGAGTAGCTAGTTGGTGAGACAAGATTATGGCAATCTTcttttcaaaaggaaaaaaggagaaCCGTTAGCTAGCTTGATCAGGTTTCTTGTTGCTAAATATTAGTTCCAAATGACCATTTGCAACGTACCAAATCTGTATATAGTTCCAGTATTTCCCTGGAAACGAGCGATGTCCATATATACCTTTTCATCTGTTATTTCTTCGAAGCTACCTACACGTGTTACGTGTAAAGGGCTTGCATGTCATGTGATCATCGCCGGCCATCACAGAAGACTGATGAACAAAGCTAGGCATAGGGCAAAATGGACAAGGCAAGTAACCCCCGTATAGAAACTTGCAAGGTGCTGATCGAGTGTGCCATAAATAACGTTCATGCACATGTATACACAGTGATACGTGCatactatatatatgtgtgtgcatCGATCAATATATAAAACCCGGCCCAAATATGCAAGCTAAGATGATGCAGTTTCTTCTCATCCACTGCaagtttcagaaaaaaaaaacaaaatatatatactagCGTCTATGGCgcaacatatatatacacttgCCAAATGCAGCGTTCTGTTTCTTTGATCGCGCATGAATTATATTGTCAACTGCAAGCTCATGCATGGCTTGGATGATCTGTTCTATAGCTACAAGGCAGGAAGATTTTGCACTCCATGGCAAGCACAAGTAACAAACATAGGTGGGTGGCCATCCAGAGAGCAGGGGAGCCGGCGGAAAAATTAAAGACGCTTTTCCACTAAAGCAGCAGTTGATCCCCCACTCATATGAATTACTTGGCTGCACGCaacaaaccaaaacaaaaaccCCTGCAGAGACTAGAGAGGTGATCAGAACCTCTATAAAACGGGCCACGAGCTAGCGTGTGTCCGCCACACTGACACTGCTTGCTACTATATCACTCACTCCTTAATAAGTAGTACATTAATTGTTGGTCTCCTAGCTAGCCTCATTGCACTCAGTTAGTTGTAATCGATTACTCAAACACAGCTAGACAGTCCCGTGCCATGGCCATGAACGTCGTCGACGGCAAGCTGGCCGTGGTGGACGCCGAGAACCCGGCCATTTCGGCCGAGTCGCCGTTCGACCTGGCGCAGCGCGCCAACTGGCTGCGCGCGGCGGTGCTGGGCGCCAACGACGGGCTGGTGTCGACGGCGTCGCTGATGCTGGGCGTGGGCGCCGTGAAGGCTGACGCGCGCGCCATGGTCATCTCCGGGTTCGCGGGCCTCCTGGCGGGCGCCTGCAGCATGGCCATCGGCGAGTTCGTGTCCGTGTGCTCGCAGCGCGACGTGGAGCTCGCGCAGCTGGAGAGCGACGGCAAGCGCGGCAGCGAGGAGGAGAAGAACCTGCCGAGCCCCGTGCAGGCCGCGGCGGCGTCCGCGCTGGCCTTCTCCGTGGGCGCGCTCGTGCCACTGCTGGCGGCCGGGTTCATCGGCGACTTCAGGCTGCGGGTTGGCGTGGTGATCGCCGTGGCGACCGCGGCGCTGGCCACGTTCGGGTGCGTGGGCGCCGTGCTGGGGCGCGCCCACGTGGTGAGGTCGTGCGCGCGGGTGGTCATTGGCGGGTGGGCCGCCATGAGCGTCACGTACGGGCTCATGAGGCTCTTCAGAGCCAGCGGCATATGAATCAGCCCCGACATATGAGCCCTCACACTTTTCGTGTGGCTTGGTCGGTCTAGTTATGCTTCTGCAGTACTTGCGTGCGTGCATCTCCTGATAACCATAGATGATGCACGCGATTGCTAGCTCCATCAGTAGCTCCGGCAGCCCCTTGATTTCCTTCCCCTGTATCGATCCATCTGTCCTGTCGTCCTTGCATCTAATGTAATGCTCTCGTGGCCTTTACCATGCCGCGCTACTGTagtagtaataataataataataataaaaataatatatttttattattgtaTAACAATCCATAATTTCTAATACAGATTCTGTTTTTTAAAACATCGGTATAACTTATAGATTCATACACGTACTTTTACTATTACACATATACTTATACAATATCTATTTATAACCGGAGATGTGCTGATTGCTGAATGTGTGTAGTACGTAATTTCAGTTGTCTTGCAACTTTGCTACTGCAGGTGAGTGAGTGCTGACAAAGATGAGATGTGGATAATGAATTGCATGCCCAGTCCGGTCTGCTGGCTAGTGGCTACACATCTCACTCGGCCATTGACAAAACTAACCTTTTGAGGCCTAATCAATCACCATGCCTTGTGCCACTGCCTATATTATTTCTCTTCCCCGTCTCCTTCTCATCGGAGGCGGGACCCACTAGCTACAGGCAACCAGTGTCCTCAAGGACAAATTAACTCATCGAGTACGCGTCCACATCAGCAGAACAGAGACTGCACTTGCCGGGCCGGTAATCGGTATGAGATGATGGACCGGTAATCGGTATGAGATGATTTCAGAGGCGAAGCTGCAGGTATTGCCGACAAGTGCAGTTTCAGCTGCAGTAGTCATTTCAGCTGCAGGTTTCTGCAAGGCAGAGCAAGGACTTGTATCTTCTATCCATTCTTTGTATCTTCACCAGTCTAATATCAATATAAATACAGATTTTTGGATATCAAACCAAGTGGGGGCAAATTTTTCTGAAAACTCGTTGTGTTCTATCCATTTtattcatctccatcatttcttCAAGCTTGAATCATTTCTATCAATTGGTTCTGTCACGTTTTAttcgtggaagatattttctttcaataaCAGTAGTCTTCGGTGTTGTAGGGACCACAATCCATCATTTGGACTTGAAGTTTCATTTGCTGGTTGATGACCTGTTTGTAAGTTTTGAATCTGGTTAGGCCATCTCTAACAGAGGAAGCAAATTTGCAGAAggcagtgctacagtactttgcggtaCCGTAGCACCGGAAAATCATCTCGAGCAGAATCGGTTCCTGTGCTACTGTGCTGTTACAGTATTGCGAGAGAGAAACCTGTATTTCTGCGGagttaggccatctccagcagaggaAGCAAATTTGCATTTGGGTGGTACAGTGTTTGCGGGgtcactgtagcagtactgtagcatcAGTGCAAATCTGTGGAGTTACTGTAGCACCCGTAACACTGTGCAATACTGTTTACAGAATGCCTGCGAGCTCGGTGAAAGGAAACACCGTCGGTTGCTGTAGCTGTACTGTTCACAGAGTCTGACAGGACCCAAGACAGAAAAAGAGagtaaaaattagaaaataaggtagctgctggagataaaaaaaataagagatgctgtaatagtgataggggatgctgtaatagtatttttgaggatgaaaattttaATAGCTACTGGAGATGATCTTACTGCAGCACATAATACTGTAGCAGtgctgtagcaacactgtttaTAGAGGTTGTCAGTGGatccagagagagaaaaagaggagtagaaggtaggaaatagggtagctgctggagatgaaaaaataagggacgCTGATGGATCCTAGTCATTTTTCAGGATAAGATCCTAGCTTTCATTAATCCTCTGCTTATCAACATAAGCAGTTCTCGGAAGATCATCT harbors:
- the LOC133888949 gene encoding vacuolar iron transporter homolog 5-like, translated to MAMNVVDGKLAVVDAENPAISAESPFDLAQRANWLRAAVLGANDGLVSTASLMLGVGAVKADARAMVISGFAGLLAGACSMAIGEFVSVCSQRDVELAQLESDGKRGSEEEKNLPSPVQAAAASALAFSVGALVPLLAAGFIGDFRLRVGVVIAVATAALATFGCVGAVLGRAHVVRSCARVVIGGWAAMSVTYGLMRLFRASGI